The sequence AGGACTGGCGCGCCTCAGAGATACTGGGCGACCTTCTTGCCGACGGTTAGGAAGCGCAAGGGATCGATCGCTTCGCCATTGTGGCGCACTTCATAGTGCAGATGCGGGCCGGTCGAGCGGCCGCTGCTGCCGGTCTTGCCGATGATGGCGCCGGCGTCCAGCTTTTCGCCCACGGTCACGTCGATTTCGCTGAGATGCCCGTAGCGGGTCGCAAAGCCATTGCCGTGGTCGACCTCCACCATGCGGCCATAGCCGCCGTTCCAGCCGGCCTTGGTGACGATGCCGGGCGCCGTGACCTTAGCCGCCATGCCGATGGGCGCCCTGAAATCCATGCCCGAATGCAGTGCCGCAGTGCCGAGGATGGGATCGGTCCGCACGCCGAACGGGCTGGTGACGGAGTGGCCGGGGGCGGGATTGGAAAGCGGCAGCTGGCGCGCTTCCTTCTTCAACTGGTCGAGCGTATCCAGGGCTTCGTCCAGCTCCTTGACCTTGCTGTCGAAGATCATCGAACTGTCGAGTGGGATCAGCGGGCCGCCGACATCGCTTTCGTTCTTGCCGAAATCGCTGTCGACCGGCAGTCCGGCCGCCTGCAGCGCCTGCTGGATGGCATCGGCGCTCTTGTAGGCATTGTCAGCAAGCGTGCTGATGCGGGTGAGTTGTTCGTTCTCGATGGATTTCAGCGACTGGTTGATCGAGACGAACAGCTTGTCGGCACGATCCGCGGCTGAATCGCTGGGCAGCGGATCGGTGCGGGTCGACCACAGGGAGAACGGCCTGGTATCGGCAGCACCCAGGTCGGCACCCAGGCTCGCGACCGCATAATTCTGCGCGGGCTGGCTGATGTTGCCGGTCACCTCGGCGTGCTTGTCCGGTTTGACGGCCGCAGCCGGATCCTCGGCGGGCGCTGCTCCCACCTCGTTCTCGGCGCGCTCGAGCAGCGGTCCGAGGCGGCCGTGGCGCTGGCTGAGCTGCG comes from Mesorhizobium japonicum MAFF 303099 and encodes:
- a CDS encoding M23 family metallopeptidase, translating into MNATGQSAVFGRRKEPHTVIIARGNEIRHFTIRPWLAAFIGSALAAIAIGYLLATSYLVLRDDLIGATTARQARMQQAYEDRISALRAQVDRITSRQLLDQQLMENKVSELIERQTQLSQRHGRLGPLLERAENEVGAAPAEDPAAAVKPDKHAEVTGNISQPAQNYAVASLGADLGAADTRPFSLWSTRTDPLPSDSAADRADKLFVSINQSLKSIENEQLTRISTLADNAYKSADAIQQALQAAGLPVDSDFGKNESDVGGPLIPLDSSMIFDSKVKELDEALDTLDQLKKEARQLPLSNPAPGHSVTSPFGVRTDPILGTAALHSGMDFRAPIGMAAKVTAPGIVTKAGWNGGYGRMVEVDHGNGFATRYGHLSEIDVTVGEKLDAGAIIGKTGSSGRSTGPHLHYEVRHNGEAIDPLRFLTVGKKVAQYL